From one Bacillota bacterium genomic stretch:
- a CDS encoding BON domain-containing protein translates to MGTREDEELAGRVLESIKQDKGLSAYEINVRALDGAVHLSGVVDVLVEKMRAGDIASRVTGVDSVENGLTVCTDGQITDDDVAFEVAEELRLDNNVDISRVHGESSKGVVHLHGHVDSLAHERAAITAAARARGVKEIVSHLAVEGGDRADDPGLTSRVQAAIAAEKRLHPYAISARAERGVVRLEGEVQSEDQIEIAAELVSGVKGVQRIENRLTAPNRKTSAPEEAAQEIIDAREHNE, encoded by the coding sequence GTGGGGACCAGGGAAGACGAGGAACTGGCCGGAAGAGTTCTCGAATCCATCAAGCAGGACAAAGGACTCAGTGCGTATGAGATAAACGTCAGGGCGCTCGACGGAGCCGTCCATCTCAGTGGCGTTGTGGATGTGCTTGTCGAAAAGATGAGAGCCGGTGACATCGCCTCCAGAGTGACTGGGGTAGACTCTGTGGAGAACGGCCTCACCGTGTGCACCGACGGGCAGATCACCGACGATGACGTGGCCTTCGAGGTAGCTGAGGAACTGCGTCTCGACAACAACGTCGACATCAGCCGGGTTCACGGAGAAAGCAGCAAAGGCGTGGTGCACCTTCACGGTCACGTGGACTCGCTCGCTCACGAGAGAGCAGCGATCACGGCAGCCGCCAGGGCCAGAGGGGTCAAGGAGATAGTGAGCCACCTGGCTGTGGAAGGTGGAGACAGAGCCGATGACCCCGGCCTTACTAGCCGGGTCCAGGCGGCCATTGCAGCCGAGAAGAGGCTCCATCCTTACGCCATATCAGCCCGGGCTGAACGAGGGGTCGTACGGCTAGAGGGCGAGGTCCAAAGCGAGGATCAAATAGAGATCGCAGCGGAACTGGTCAGCGGCGTCAAGGGAGTTCAAAGGATCGAGAACAGGCTCACAGCTCCCAATCGTAAGACATCTGCGCCAGAAGAAGCTGCACAGGAGATCATCGATGCACGTGAGCACAATGAGTAG